DNA sequence from the Ferviditalea candida genome:
AATGTTCCCTATTTGACGGCCCTCTCAACCACTAGAAATAAATTTCATTCGTTCCCCCACCCATACGATATTGTCAGTAATCTTCTTATCTATATTGTACTTAAACATTCAGTCAATAACTGTCGAATTGTGGGGGGCGGAAAAAGTTTGCGGTAAATTGTCGATGGGAGGCTCGGCGTGCAAGCTTATCGTAAAGCAGGTCTGCTCAGCAGGTCCCGCAAATAAGGGATTTCCCTCCTTTGCTTGATGACATCGGACAGCTGCAAATCGGCGACAATCACCTGATCCGGTTGAACGGCTTCAGCCAGTACTTGTCCTTTCGGATTGACGATTCTGCTTGTTCCGCAAAACTCGGTTTGTCCCTTTTCAATACCCGAACGATTGGCGGCGATCAGATAAACCCCGTTTTCCAATGCCCTGGATCGGGTTGCGATGTCCCATGCATAGAGCCGGGGCATTCCAAAAGCCGAGGGATATACGATGATGTCGGCTCCCTTTTGACTTAGTGTGCGGGCTGCTTCGGGAAATCCCACATCATAACAAATCTGCATGCCCAGGCATCCGAACTCTAACTCAAAAACCGGATATTCGCCGCCTCTGCAAAATCTCGTCAATTCTGCGTTCCATAAGTAAATCTTCCGGTAAGAGCCGATCAGCCCTTGCGGTCCCGTTATAATGGCCGTATCATAGACAACTCCTTTCGGGCTGCCTTGCTCCATGATACATCCGACCAGATAAATGTCATGTTCCCTGGCTTGCTCCATCATCCAATCCGTTGTCGTTCCCGGGATCGGCTCGGCCAAATCCGGATCCTGCTCCTCCACGCGATATCCCGTATTAAACAGTTCGGGCAGAACAATCAGTTTGGCCCCTAGACTAACCGCCTCCGCAATCAATTGTCCGGCCTTTGATAAATTTTGTTGCTTATCCCCCAGAATGCAATTCATCTGTATGGCTGCAGCTCTCAAGGTTGCATCAGTCATGCTTTCCCTCCGTTCTGATGAACACCCGCACCGGCTTATTGGTTTTCAAAATAATTGCGGGCAAATTTGGCATAGTATTGAATTGATTCAAGATATTTATCGATTTCCACATATTCATCCGGCTGATGCGCAAGCTTCTCGTCGCCCGGTCCGTAAATGATGATCGGCAGCCCGGTTGCCGGAGCGAAGACTGAGCCGTCCGTATAGTAATTGACACCCTTCGGCTCACTGAGATGGCCTTTGATTTGCTGATTCGTCCGAACAGCCGTGTCGACCAAAGGATGGCTGCGGTCAGTCGAAATCGATTGGCGATCATTGACGACGCGAATTTCCGCGCGGAAATGCTCCGTTGCTGCTTCCAGCTCCTCAAGAATGGCTTTGATTTCCCGGAAAATTTGTTTATGCTCCATTTCCGGTATGGTCCGGATATCGACAGTCAGCACGCAGCGGTCCGGAACCACATTAGTTTTGATGCCTCCGGAAATGGTGCTAATATTTAACGTAGGCTCTCCCAGCAGCTGGTGCTTTTCCGCATAGGAGAACGAATACTGCTGCAGCCGGTTGATGATTTGATTCATATGCACAATCGCATTGATTCCCTGGTCCGGCATCGAGCCGTGCGCTGTCTTGCCGTAGGTTGTAATTTCCAGCCACAGCGCGCCCTTGTGCGCAATAAAGACTTCCCCGCTGGTCGGTTCGCCGATCACAATCGCTCCCGCGGCCGAAAAAACATTCTCGTCCATAAAGGCCTGCGCCCCGAGACAGTCCACTTCTTCACCGGCAGTTCCGGCAAAAATGATATCGCCGGGAAATTCGGCTCCTGCGGCATGAAGTGAAATCATCGCCTCGATCATAGCGGCCACTCCGCTCTTCATATCGGAGGCGCCCCTGCCGTATATTTTCCCGTCTATTTCTTCGCCGGAAAAGGGGTCTGCTATCCAGGGATTTTCCCCTGCCGGAACGGTATCCAAATGTCCGCTGAAGACCAGTGCCGGTTTGCTGCCGCTGCCTTTTAACCGAACGATGATATTGGCGCGGTTTTCATCCAGCCTGATGATTTCGTTGTCCAAGCCGTATTTTTTAGCACGCTCCGCGATTACATCCGCAACCCATCTTTCATTCCCGGGCGGGTTCACACTGTTAATTTGAATCAGCCGCTGCAAAAACTCCACGGCTTCCCGTTGTTTCATACTATTAGGCATCTTGCTTCATCTCCTTCTATCAGTTTCACAGCTTTTGGGTGAACCATTCGCTTAATACCGGATCCATCGCTTCGCTGAAAAGATGCGCTTCCCGCTCCAAAATCTTAATTTGTTTGTCCTTCGAGCCCAAGGCTTCATGCAGCTGCAGGCTGTGCTGATAGGGAACCGCCTGATCCGCATTGCCGTGAATGATCAGGAATGGCTTTTGGACGCTGCGCGCGCTCCCCAATATGTCGTATTTCAGCAGATCCTCTACAAAGAATGGCGACAAGCTGTATTTTTTATTGTAAAAATCGCGGATCGTCTGTTTGTCGAGCGCCTGCTGCCACAGCTCGGGCCCAATAATAATCTGCTTGAAATTTTCCTCCAAACGCGAAACGGGAGCCAGCGCGCAAACCGCTTGAACATCGGGATTCAATGCGGATAAATGCGTCACCAGGGCTCCGCCCAGACTGTGGCCGATCAGCCCGATTCGCTTTTCATCCGCTTCAGGCAGCGCCTTAATCCAAGAAATCACAGTGTCAGCATCCTGCAGCCATCCGGTGAAATGGGTATCTGTTTCGAATTCGCCTTCGCTTTCACCTGAGCCGATATAATCAAAACGAACGACCAGGAAACCCTGATTGCGCAATTTTCTGGCCATTCTTACACCCATTCGGTTGTCAGAGGTCTTATTCGCGGTAAAGCCGTGGCAATAAACAACCACCGGCCGCTTCCCGCCGGCCTCCGCAGCCTCTGGGAAATGAACGATTGCCGAGATGTTTTTGGCATCCCTGCTTTCAATCCAAAAAAGCTGTTCCATGGTATAACCCCTTTAGCCATTCATTCTTTTTTCATCGTTGTGCATCGTTTCGCGCAGCAGGCTTTTCAATATTTTGCCGCCCGGATTACGGGGGAGCTCCGTACAAAATTCCACGATTTCCGGCACTTTATAATCAGCCAAATGCGCCCGGACAAACTGTTTGAACTCTTCCGCGGCAACTGTGGTTCCAGGCTTCGGTACGATCACCGCTTTGACCCTTTCGCCAAATACGGGATCCGGAACGCCGACAACCGCAGCTTCGAATACTTTCGCGTGACTGTATAGTAAATTTTCCACCTCGATGGAAAAAATCTTTTCTCCCCCACGGTTGATCATATCCTTGGAACGGTCCATGATATAAATGAACCCGTCTTCATCCTTCATGGCAAGATCACCGGAACGCCAATAATCGCCGGCAAAGGACTTTTTATTCGCCTCGTCGTTGTCCCAATAACCGGCTACAACATTCGGGCCTTTAATCCACAGTTCTCCAACCTCGGACGGCCCGCATTCCTGCCCCCGCTCATTGACAAGCTTGAGCTCGATGACCGGAATCGGATAGCCTACGGATGAAAGCTTTTTCTCCTGATAATGCAGCGGCATGACCGTGGTCGGCGATGTCGTTTCCGTGGCGCCGTATGCGTTGTGAAGATGAACCCCGGGAAACTCCTGTTTGAGCTGATGGATCGTTTGCGGGGACATGGGAGCCCCTCCGTAGGCCAATACCCTCACTGTCTCATAAGTATACGCTTTAAACAAGGGATGGGACATGATGATGACATATATGGTCGGAACATTAAAGGTAAACGTGATTTTTTCCTCCGACAAAAGCCGTATGAATTCATCCGCCTTAAAGCGCCTCATCAATACATTTGTACCGCCGACATAAATCATGTGAACAAGCTGGCCCACCAATCCGGTTACATGGAAAAGCGGCACGGCATCCAGCGAACGGTCCCGTTCGGAGGTTTTCAGGATTCGGGCATAGCACATGACCGAATGAATAATCCCGAGGTGACTGCCTACGGCCCCTTTCGGAGTCCCGGTTGTGCCCGAGGTATACATAATGTACAGGGGGTCCTCTTCATGAACGGCTGCGGATGGCGCCGGTTCTGCCGGGGACGTCAAAGCCTCGAAGGCGGTAAACCCGTCCATCTGCCCTCCGACGCTAAATTTGTGCCGGATTGAAGGCGATATTTGCTCAGCATGCTCAACATTGCCGGCAAACTCCATATCCGCTATCAGAATCGACGAGTTGGACTGTTTCAGCATAAAGGCAATTTCCTTTTGCGCCAGCCTCGTATTTAAGGGGACAGCAATCGCGCCAAGCCTCGAACAAGCAAAAAAAGCAATAACAAATTCGATGCAATTGTCGAGCAGAAGAGCTACCCTTTCGCCTTTTCTGATTTGATATTGATGATATAGATGTGCCGCCGCATTCTCTGTAAACTCCCACAGCCGCCGATACTGGATTCTTTCATTTCCCATGACCAAAGCCTCCCGTTCCGGAAAACGGGAAACCGTCCATTTCAGTACATCTGTCAAATTCGTCGGGCGGTTGGAAAAGACCAGCAGATTGCGTCCAAAGGCTTGCTTTCGGGTTATCCCGGCTTTTTCCTGGTCGTTCCACATCTTTTTTCCTCCTTCCTCAAAATAGGCAGCCCCTACAGCTACCTGGCGAGCCAACCGCCGTCCACATAAAGGATTTGACCCGTTACATATGCTGAGGTATCGGAGGCAAGAAATACAACCGGTCCTGCCAAATCTTCCAATTCGCCGATTCTTCCAAGCAGTGTGCTGCTGACGATTTCGGAATATCGTTTCGGATCGCTCATCCATTTTTCGGTCATGGGCGTTTTGATATAAGCTGGTCCGATCCCGTTAACGGTAATTTGGTAAGGCGCCAGTTCAGCCGCCCACACCTTCGTCAACTGGTTGATGCCTCCCTTGGATGCCGCATAGCTCGTTTGATTTGGCAAACCAATGCTGCCGAGAATCGATGAAACGTTGATGATCCTTCCCTTGTTTCGTGTGATCATATGGCGTGCGACCGCTTGACCGACAAGAAATATTCCCTTGAGATTGGTGGCAAGAACCTGATCCCAGTCCGCTTCCTCAACCTCTGTCAACGGTTTGCGAATATTCATTCCCGCATTGTTTAACAAAATATCAATTTTCCCA
Encoded proteins:
- a CDS encoding class I adenylate-forming enzyme family protein, whose amino-acid sequence is MWNDQEKAGITRKQAFGRNLLVFSNRPTNLTDVLKWTVSRFPEREALVMGNERIQYRRLWEFTENAAAHLYHQYQIRKGERVALLLDNCIEFVIAFFACSRLGAIAVPLNTRLAQKEIAFMLKQSNSSILIADMEFAGNVEHAEQISPSIRHKFSVGGQMDGFTAFEALTSPAEPAPSAAVHEEDPLYIMYTSGTTGTPKGAVGSHLGIIHSVMCYARILKTSERDRSLDAVPLFHVTGLVGQLVHMIYVGGTNVLMRRFKADEFIRLLSEEKITFTFNVPTIYVIIMSHPLFKAYTYETVRVLAYGGAPMSPQTIHQLKQEFPGVHLHNAYGATETTSPTTVMPLHYQEKKLSSVGYPIPVIELKLVNERGQECGPSEVGELWIKGPNVVAGYWDNDEANKKSFAGDYWRSGDLAMKDEDGFIYIMDRSKDMINRGGEKIFSIEVENLLYSHAKVFEAAVVGVPDPVFGERVKAVIVPKPGTTVAAEEFKQFVRAHLADYKVPEIVEFCTELPRNPGGKILKSLLRETMHNDEKRMNG
- a CDS encoding carbon-nitrogen hydrolase family protein; the encoded protein is MTDATLRAAAIQMNCILGDKQQNLSKAGQLIAEAVSLGAKLIVLPELFNTGYRVEEQDPDLAEPIPGTTTDWMMEQAREHDIYLVGCIMEQGSPKGVVYDTAIITGPQGLIGSYRKIYLWNAELTRFCRGGEYPVFELEFGCLGMQICYDVGFPEAARTLSQKGADIIVYPSAFGMPRLYAWDIATRSRALENGVYLIAANRSGIEKGQTEFCGTSRIVNPKGQVLAEAVQPDQVIVADLQLSDVIKQRREIPYLRDLLSRPALR
- a CDS encoding alpha/beta hydrolase: MEQLFWIESRDAKNISAIVHFPEAAEAGGKRPVVVYCHGFTANKTSDNRMGVRMARKLRNQGFLVVRFDYIGSGESEGEFETDTHFTGWLQDADTVISWIKALPEADEKRIGLIGHSLGGALVTHLSALNPDVQAVCALAPVSRLEENFKQIIIGPELWQQALDKQTIRDFYNKKYSLSPFFVEDLLKYDILGSARSVQKPFLIIHGNADQAVPYQHSLQLHEALGSKDKQIKILEREAHLFSEAMDPVLSEWFTQKL
- a CDS encoding M20 family metallopeptidase; amino-acid sequence: MPNSMKQREAVEFLQRLIQINSVNPPGNERWVADVIAERAKKYGLDNEIIRLDENRANIIVRLKGSGSKPALVFSGHLDTVPAGENPWIADPFSGEEIDGKIYGRGASDMKSGVAAMIEAMISLHAAGAEFPGDIIFAGTAGEEVDCLGAQAFMDENVFSAAGAIVIGEPTSGEVFIAHKGALWLEITTYGKTAHGSMPDQGINAIVHMNQIINRLQQYSFSYAEKHQLLGEPTLNISTISGGIKTNVVPDRCVLTVDIRTIPEMEHKQIFREIKAILEELEAATEHFRAEIRVVNDRQSISTDRSHPLVDTAVRTNQQIKGHLSEPKGVNYYTDGSVFAPATGLPIIIYGPGDEKLAHQPDEYVEIDKYLESIQYYAKFARNYFENQ
- a CDS encoding SDR family NAD(P)-dependent oxidoreductase produces the protein MEIPSFDLAGKTALVTGGSKGIGFGMAMALGHYGADLAIVGRNPQDGEDAVRAFKEKGMQAEFFQADVTDKAQVARIVVEVVGHFGKIDILLNNAGMNIRKPLTEVEEADWDQVLATNLKGIFLVGQAVARHMITRNKGRIINVSSILGSIGLPNQTSYAASKGGINQLTKVWAAELAPYQITVNGIGPAYIKTPMTEKWMSDPKRYSEIVSSTLLGRIGELEDLAGPVVFLASDTSAYVTGQILYVDGGWLAR